ACAAAATCTTCGCCGAGGATCTCTGGTAGTGTAGTAGAATAAAAAACGTCTTCGTTGAGGATGTTAGGAATGGTGTCGTCGACATAAGAGCTTTTATAATCGAGATCATAGCCTTCTGAGGTGTCGTAAGAGACTTCATTAATGAGGCTTTGATTTTTGAGAATTATACGGAGGACGTCTTCTTTGATGTCCTCGGTTTCGAGACGCGTAGAAACTATTTCATCTTTAAGCTGGCTGATGTCATTGCGGAGTTTCTTGACGTCGCTCTCAAGCAATGACGAAGACCAATACAGCATCGCCATAAAAGCAAGAAGCCCTAAACTTATTACGAAGCGGAAGATATATAGCACGATAGGTTCTTTTTTCATGAGTTTTGAAAGCCCCATTTGTTTATAAGGAAATCTAAGGTGCCATCATCTATGACGGTTTCTAGTCCGCTATTGAAATGTTCCGAAAGGATTTTCCCTTCGGCGTCTTTTGGCGTTACAAGCCTTAGGGCGTCGTTGGTCAATGGCGACGAAGCGACCTTTAGAATTTTTGCATACGCATTCTTGCAATAAGAACGCCCCGAGACGATACCCATGATTACGGCGTCGACTTCATTGTTGACGAGCTTGTCGAGTGCTATGATATTATTTTCGTAGGACTCTATAAAAATTTCAGGGTGCTTTTTTAGGAGATATATGTTCTCAGAACCATTGAGGATGCCGAGCTTTTTTCCGGAGAGATCGTCAAGCGATGATATGTCTGAGTCTTCGTGGACGATGATGACGGGTCCCAAAGAAAAATAATGTTCGGAAAAATGGTATAGAGCTTTTTGTGAGGCGCGAGGATGGCGAGGTGAAAGAACACCATCATACGAGTCCTTCTCAAGGCCGTAGAAAAGCTGCTCTGTCGAAGCCTGCGATAGCTTAAAAACGATGTTTTCTTCTTTGGCGATAGCACGGAGAAGGTCGTCGGAAAAAGCACGGAGGTGTGCATTCTTGCCCATAAGAGGAAGGTTGCCCCACGAGGGGTCGCGGGCGATCCTGAAAGTTTTGTTCTCCATTTCTTTATCTTCGCCAGAAGAACATCCGACAAAGAAAAGACATATAAAACCCAACAAAAATAATATCGACCTCATAATCTACACCGTAATGATACTAAAAATATTTTTTCAGTGTAGCAAATCAATGATCAATGATCAATGATCAATTATCAATAAAAAGCTTATCTTATGCGTTATACAACTTTTGTTGGAGTGAAATCTAGGTGGTCGCACGAGGTGAAGATATATTGTATCTCGTTTTTCGTGCCGAATAAGGGCTTTTCAGTAGAGACATTATGGAGGTGCCCGAAGATGCATATGTCGACGTTGTATTTCTCGAGAAGACGCGAAACGGAAGAATCTTGAAGATCAGGGCCGATAGGGGGGAAGTGTGTTATTACGATACGCTGCTTCGCCGCAGGGTTCATAGCTTTAAGGCCAAGCTCTAGGCGGTGAAGCTCACGGGAAAAGATCTTTTCTTGCTGTTCTTTGTCGGAAGGAGACGTTCCGATGTTTATGCCCTCAGTCTCGACGAAGGAAATACAGTCGTTGAAAGAAAACTCCGTAGTGTCCCACAGCCGCGTTCCTGTTATTGAGACATCACCCCAGTCGAAAGCATTGTTTTGTATAGGATGTATCGATTTCGGCAACACTGCTTTCATCTTCTTCATAGAAGACCACCAGTAGTCGTGGTTTCCGCGGACGATGACTTTCGTGCCGGGAAGTCCACCGACCCACGAAAGGTCGGCGGCGGCAGCATCGAGGGTCATCGCCCAGGAGATGTCTCCGGCGATGAGGACGAGGTCGTCATTGCCGATGTTCTTACGCCACCGTTCCTGGATTTTGTCGGTATAGTTTTCCCAGGGGCCACCGAAGACGTCCATCTTTTTGTCGGCGTCTTCGAAGGCAAGGTGCAGATCTGATAGTGCCCATATTGTCATAATAATTCTCCTATGTTTTTGACGAAAGGACCCCTGCGCCGATGATACCGTCGTAGCCGTCGTCGTAGCCCAAGGCTACAAGCTTGTCTATCCCTACATTTTTAATCTCTTCGACGAAAAGCGATCGGTACCGTTCTCCGCCATTGATTGCGAGACCACCCATTAAGACGATGACGTCGGGGTCGTTGGCGACGATGATATTTTTGAGGGTCTTGGCGAGGATATGTATAGAGGTTTTGATGACAGCTATAGCGAAAGCATCTTCATCGTCGACGTATTGCAGCAGCTTCTGAGGAAAAGTTTCTGCTTTCTTGGTCGTTATGTTTTTGTTAAGGGCGGAAAGTATAAAAAGTTCTCTGTATTTTTCATCTTCAGCCATAGCTTCGGCGAGTTTGACGATGCCGTTGCCAGAGCAGTACCTTTCCAGTACGCCCGACAGCGGTTTATCGTCGAAGAAAACTTTTTCGGTGGTGAACGTTAGCAGTCCTATCTCTTCGAAACTTTCTGCTGCCTCGAGGGATATTTCTTTATGTTTTGTGTCGTAGACCTTAGCGCCGATGCCACTACTTATCGTCATAGACATTATTTTGTGATGCGAAGAAAATCGTGGGTCTTTGCCGTAGCGTGCTGCTGCGGCAGTCATATCGTTGATGACGGTGACGTCACACTTCCACGTTTCGGAAAGCGTCGACGTTGGCAGCTCACAGTCTTCGTCGCCCCAGATGTTGTGAGAATATATTATCGTGCCATCATCAGTGACGGGGCCCGCCATCGCTAACATTATCTTCGAGAAATTATGGCGTTGCCTGTATCCGGCGACCTTTTCGGCGAGGTCTGCTATCCACACCTTCTGGACGTCGCTGACAGAAGCCCCACGAAGCTTTTTGTCTTTGTAGTTTTTTGTCGGGAACGAAGAGATATCGTGAAGCTCCTCGCCGTCCCATATTGCCATCCGCGTCGTTGTGCCGCCGCTGTCGATGACGAGGATTTTGTTGTTGTCGTGATTTTGTGCCATAGCAAAATACTATCTTTATGATTTTGATTCTTCGGGAGAAAAGAAAAGAGGGAAGTCTAGAAGGTTGACGAGAGCATGTTTTGCAGGGTCTTCTTGGTCGAACGCTGCGGCGATATCACCAAGGCGCTGGTCGAGGATCGTCTGTATCGCTCGTTCGTGTTCGTCGCTGTCTAGGTAGCTGAAATATTCTATGCAGATCTCAAGGAGTTCGCGGAAATCATCTTCGGTGTTAAGAAGGCACAATGTTTTCTTTGCTATAGGGACAAAGAGCTTGTGGGTGCCGTCCTGGACGAGGAAAGACAAGACGTCGAAGCAGAATTCTAAGTTTAAAGACGTCTTCGATGTTTTAGCGAAGAGAGAGCTTATTATCTCGGCGGATTCATCGAAATCATAGCGAGCAACAAGGCGCGCCTGAAGGAAGGTGAACCATTTTGCGTCAGAGATGTATTCTGTGAAGCCCTCGACAAGCTCAGAAGCATAAGAGGTGTTGTTATTGTCAAGCTCTTCGGAGATGAAGTCGTAAAGAAAGCTTTCGATGTCATTGGCGCAGTTGGCGGTGAGAGCGGTGAAGATCTCGGAAGGTTTCCCACCTTCGTCGATGTTCTCGTCAAGGATGATCTGTAGGTTCGCGATGAGGTCTTCGAGATGTTCGGTGTTTTCTACATCTCCGCGGTCGTAGCTGTTGATGCTGTGGTCAAGCTCGTCGCAGAAGACAGAAAACGAAAGCTTCTCGGGGATGAAACGACGCCATAACTCGAAGACAAGAAGATATATCTGATCTTGTATGACGATCTCTTCCGTGGTGTCGATAAAAATATCAGCGAGGTCTTCGGGGGTGTCATATTTATTTGAGAGTACAAGGAAATTATCAATCTCTAGGGCGATATCAAGATTGTCGAGACGTAATAATATCTCTTCGGTGTCGAGAGCTCTATAGTCTTCGACCTGCCACTTTTCGACGTCGAGAGTATCGTCGCGAAAGTAATTCATTAGTAATAGATTGTATAGCGCCCGACGTTCCATTTCCATAGAACATAACCTCACAGATTGTTTTACTTTTTATCGTATGCTTTTTATCGCAGCCTATTCAATTTTTCGTTCATAATAGTTTTTACTTCGCAGATTTTTTTTTCTAGGCTTGATATTTTAAAGGAGACATCATCGTAATGATCTATGATAGAACGAAAAGAAGCACCATGAGTATTCCGTGGATCCTCAAGGCTTTTGACATTAGATTCGTTATTATATGCTTTTTCGTTCATACTATGGAGAATGTGTTTTGTGTTACCATCATATGTAGCGTAAACGATGATATTAAAGCTACATTATTTCTACTAACTCTATAGATATATACCCTATATCGCCCGAAGGCGTCGCAATTTTTATCCACGGAGCTTTGTCAGTGGCGTCGAGGATCTTGACGGTGATGCCGGCAAGGAGAGGCTTAGCAGTGACGCTTTTGTAGTGGTCTCCGGCGTCACAGCGCAGCACTGTAGGATCTATAACGATACCTCGTGAGTGTGCAGTGGTGATGCTTGTCATTGCGCTTAAGAATAATATGGCGGCTAGAGCCGTAAACCATAGAGCTATAAGTTTTATTCGTCGCCGTCGCTGCCATAAGAATAAAGACCACAATGCCGTAGCGGCAACGGTGAAGATTGTGAAAAGCACAGACCTTTCTTTGAAAGAAAAGACTTTATGGAAGAATAATAGCGTAGTAGTAATATATCGCGGATTTTCGGGGGCGACGCCAGCTTTTTTCAGCGATAAAGCAAGATGATGCCGTATCTTTTTCTCGCGAGGAAGAAGTTTTAAGGCTTTGTTATAATAGACGATAGCGTGTGGGTATTCGCCAAGATGAAAATAGCAGTTGCCAATGTTGTAATATAGCTTTCCATATGACGGATATTTTTTTTCTGCTTCGGAGTATAGAAGAAGAGCTTCGTTGAAAGCAGCAGAACGGTCAGCAAAGGTTTCGGCGCGCTCGCCGGCAGTATAGCTTTCGTATGCTGTAGCAAGGATGTCGTCAGAAGCATCGACGAAAGAATGTATTAGCATCGCAGATATTATTAGCAAAAAGATTTTTTTCATATGGAGTCCTCAAAGAATATATGGCGTGCCTGTTTTATTACGTCGTTGATATCAACACCTTCTTTTTTTAGGAAACGACGCTCGTCGATCCCCTCGAAGAAAAGACGCACTGCACCACAGCGCCCTTCGCGAGGAAGATGGGAAA
This Waddliaceae bacterium DNA region includes the following protein-coding sequences:
- a CDS encoding transporter substrate-binding domain-containing protein, which produces MRSILFLLGFICLFFVGCSSGEDKEMENKTFRIARDPSWGNLPLMGKNAHLRAFSDDLLRAIAKEENIVFKLSQASTEQLFYGLEKDSYDGVLSPRHPRASQKALYHFSEHYFSLGPVIIVHEDSDISSLDDLSGKKLGILNGSENIYLLKKHPEIFIESYENNIIALDKLVNNEVDAVIMGIVSGRSYCKNAYAKILKVASSPLTNDALRLVTPKDAEGKILSEHFNSGLETVIDDGTLDFLINKWGFQNS
- a CDS encoding ROK family protein is translated as MAQNHDNNKILVIDSGGTTTRMAIWDGEELHDISSFPTKNYKDKKLRGASVSDVQKVWIADLAEKVAGYRQRHNFSKIMLAMAGPVTDDGTIIYSHNIWGDEDCELPTSTLSETWKCDVTVINDMTAAAARYGKDPRFSSHHKIMSMTISSGIGAKVYDTKHKEISLEAAESFEEIGLLTFTTEKVFFDDKPLSGVLERYCSGNGIVKLAEAMAEDEKYRELFILSALNKNITTKKAETFPQKLLQYVDDEDAFAIAVIKTSIHILAKTLKNIIVANDPDVIVLMGGLAINGGERYRSLFVEEIKNVGIDKLVALGYDDGYDGIIGAGVLSSKT
- a CDS encoding tetratricopeptide repeat protein, which codes for MKKIFLLIISAMLIHSFVDASDDILATAYESYTAGERAETFADRSAAFNEALLLYSEAEKKYPSYGKLYYNIGNCYFHLGEYPHAIVYYNKALKLLPREKKIRHHLALSLKKAGVAPENPRYITTTLLFFHKVFSFKERSVLFTIFTVAATALWSLFLWQRRRRIKLIALWFTALAAILFLSAMTSITTAHSRGIVIDPTVLRCDAGDHYKSVTAKPLLAGITVKILDATDKAPWIKIATPSGDIGYISIELVEIM
- a CDS encoding phosphoesterase, which produces MTIWALSDLHLAFEDADKKMDVFGGPWENYTDKIQERWRKNIGNDDLVLIAGDISWAMTLDAAAADLSWVGGLPGTKVIVRGNHDYWWSSMKKMKAVLPKSIHPIQNNAFDWGDVSITGTRLWDTTEFSFNDCISFVETEGINIGTSPSDKEQQEKIFSRELHRLELGLKAMNPAAKQRIVITHFPPIGPDLQDSSVSRLLEKYNVDICIFGHLHNVSTEKPLFGTKNEIQYIFTSCDHLDFTPTKVV